One Roseibium sp. HPY-6 genomic region harbors:
- a CDS encoding amidohydrolase family protein, translating into MYKTKDGKEIFVLDGHTHFWDGSPENQANVHGKQFIDCFYAYHTNLSPAEELWEKGKFEKYSADDVYRDLFIEGPDDMAIIQSTYLSDFYKNGFSSIERSSEMASRHPERFIVNGTFDPRDGEKALEYIHYMKENFDIQGVKMYTAEWNGDSKGWALNDPAAYRCFELCDKLGIRNIHVHKGPTIIPLNKDAFDVHDVDYAATDFQNLNWIIEHCGLPRLDDFCWIATQETNVYAGLAVALPFIHSRPRYFGEVMAELLWWVGEDKLLFGSDYAIWTPAWLVDQFWNYQIPEDISAERGGVQLTDDVKEKILGLNAAKLYGIDVAAKIQQLSASPIQVAAE; encoded by the coding sequence ATGTATAAGACCAAAGACGGGAAAGAGATTTTCGTTCTCGACGGCCACACCCACTTTTGGGACGGAAGTCCTGAAAACCAGGCCAATGTTCACGGCAAGCAATTCATCGATTGCTTTTATGCCTATCACACAAACCTGAGCCCTGCTGAAGAACTCTGGGAGAAGGGCAAGTTCGAAAAATATTCGGCTGACGATGTCTACCGCGATCTCTTCATAGAGGGGCCGGACGACATGGCGATCATCCAGTCGACTTACCTGAGCGATTTTTACAAGAACGGGTTTTCAAGCATTGAGCGCAGTTCCGAGATGGCGTCCCGCCACCCGGAGCGGTTTATCGTCAATGGAACCTTCGACCCGCGCGATGGTGAAAAGGCGCTGGAATACATCCACTACATGAAGGAGAACTTCGATATTCAGGGTGTGAAAATGTACACCGCTGAATGGAACGGAGACAGCAAGGGCTGGGCGCTGAATGACCCGGCCGCTTACAGGTGCTTCGAACTTTGCGACAAGCTCGGGATCCGCAACATCCACGTTCACAAGGGACCGACAATCATTCCCCTGAACAAGGATGCCTTTGACGTTCACGATGTCGACTACGCTGCAACCGATTTCCAGAATCTGAACTGGATCATCGAGCATTGCGGGCTGCCGAGGCTGGATGATTTCTGCTGGATCGCGACCCAGGAAACGAATGTCTATGCGGGTCTTGCCGTTGCGTTGCCGTTCATCCATTCCCGCCCGCGATACTTCGGCGAGGTCATGGCCGAGCTGCTGTGGTGGGTCGGTGAAGACAAACTTCTGTTCGGGTCCGACTATGCCATCTGGACACCAGCATGGCTCGTTGACCAGTTCTGGAATTACCAGATCCCGGAAGACATTTCAGCAGAGCGCGGCGGCGTCCAGCTTACGGACGACGTCAAGGAGAAGATCCTTGGTTTGAACGCTGCAAAGCTCTACGGCATCGACGTTGCAGCCAAAATCCAGCAACTGAGTGCCTCGCCGATCCAAGTAGCGGCGGAGTGA
- a CDS encoding SDR family oxidoreductase: protein MTTQKLLGKNAIVSGGSRGIGRGIALALAAEGANVAFCHFRDDAKASETVAAIESLGRKAFAAECDVSSVSGIREFYANAKAALGDIDILVNNAGHNITEPFEEISEDSFDRMLDVHVKGTFFMAQTVYRDMVKRGTGRIINITSQLAYKGAPTLTHYCAAKGANATLTRALALESAGTGVLVNAVAPGVTNTDLLTPLADELLDTLKAAIPLERFAEVEEIAPAVVLLAAPEGSFFHGSCISPNGGEVMF from the coding sequence ATGACAACACAAAAGCTTTTGGGAAAAAACGCGATCGTATCCGGCGGTTCGCGGGGGATTGGACGCGGTATTGCGCTGGCGTTGGCAGCTGAGGGAGCCAACGTTGCCTTTTGCCACTTTAGAGACGATGCCAAGGCCAGTGAGACCGTCGCAGCGATTGAGTCTTTGGGACGAAAGGCCTTTGCCGCCGAATGTGACGTTTCTTCGGTTTCCGGGATACGGGAATTCTATGCGAACGCGAAAGCCGCGTTGGGTGACATCGACATACTTGTCAATAATGCAGGCCACAACATTACCGAACCATTTGAGGAGATAAGCGAGGACAGCTTCGACCGTATGTTGGACGTGCATGTGAAGGGTACGTTTTTTATGGCTCAGACAGTCTATCGCGACATGGTGAAGCGCGGGACCGGCCGGATCATAAACATTACGTCTCAACTGGCTTACAAAGGCGCACCAACATTGACGCACTATTGTGCCGCCAAGGGCGCGAATGCCACTTTGACGCGCGCGCTCGCTCTTGAGTCCGCGGGGACCGGCGTGCTCGTAAATGCTGTCGCACCAGGTGTTACAAACACCGACCTTTTGACACCACTTGCCGACGAGTTGCTGGATACCCTGAAGGCCGCCATTCCGCTGGAAAGGTTCGCCGAAGTTGAAGAAATTGCTCCGGCCGTTGTGCTTCTCGCCGCCCCGGAGGGGAGCTTCTTCCATGGAAGCTGCATTTCGCCAAATGGTGGTGAAGTAATGTTCTAA
- a CDS encoding sigma-54-dependent Fis family transcriptional regulator, translating to MPTSYFTTQNQVSFRKRRISSSGAERQTMRSWEQYVEGRLDTNDIERGLAGVRPEILKSWDRSKGLGISALSQGSPKKLTAENINSLTQKNQTLVTAAKSAFARLSPHLAESGAILILTDKNGTIIEAIGDPQTIDAGRDIKLEIGGVWAEGVIGTNGIGTALSTGTPAYVHASEHFCLGIKAWTCAAAPIFDPLDKSIAGVLDLSGPPAIFRPHNLALVVAAAREIEIALAEGLREERTILLEALIDSSATHSSTDGIVLLNRAGRIVYNRNTDRIPSRRKQEFMIGRKLLAMNPEMTGGQLAQAIPRELVIKGVELLKSGGETRGAVVILPGQSASREPLTKHRSIKIAPRTGVEEDEIEIVGNCPKMLEAMDFARRAAEANVTVLVQGETGVGKELFARLIHSHHKKKNAPYVAVNCAAISNDLIGGELFGHVAGAFTGALREGKVGKFELANGGVICLDEIGDMPLELQSYLLRTLEQRAVYRIGCNTRRAIDVQLVAMTNRNLRHDIEEGNFRRDLFYRISAIVIEVPPLRERGDDIFLLIDQFNRTLSRKFGRSPLVFDDSARTALSTYRWPGNVRELRNTIERLCLLSTSERISMWDLPSDITSPDDDLILPGGRAAVPADKLNLDDIESIAIQRAIELENGNLSKVAASLGISRPTLYRKIKLYGLDRGK from the coding sequence ATGCCAACGAGCTATTTCACAACTCAGAACCAGGTCAGTTTCAGAAAACGCCGGATCAGTTCGAGCGGCGCAGAACGCCAGACCATGCGCTCCTGGGAGCAATATGTTGAAGGCCGACTGGATACTAACGATATCGAACGTGGCCTCGCAGGGGTTAGGCCGGAGATCCTGAAATCCTGGGACCGCAGCAAGGGACTGGGTATCAGTGCTCTGTCCCAAGGTTCTCCCAAAAAGCTCACTGCCGAAAACATTAACTCGTTGACGCAGAAGAACCAGACACTGGTGACGGCAGCCAAGTCCGCATTTGCGCGCCTGTCACCTCATCTGGCGGAATCCGGCGCCATTCTCATTCTCACAGACAAAAACGGCACGATCATAGAAGCGATCGGAGATCCGCAGACGATCGATGCAGGTCGCGACATCAAACTGGAAATTGGAGGTGTTTGGGCGGAAGGCGTTATCGGCACGAATGGGATCGGCACGGCCCTCAGCACGGGCACGCCGGCATATGTTCATGCGTCGGAACATTTCTGCCTGGGTATCAAAGCATGGACCTGTGCCGCAGCGCCCATATTCGACCCTCTGGACAAAAGCATCGCGGGGGTTCTGGATCTGTCGGGGCCACCGGCGATTTTCCGGCCTCACAATCTCGCCCTTGTCGTGGCGGCCGCGCGAGAGATCGAAATTGCGCTGGCCGAAGGACTGCGTGAAGAAAGAACAATCCTGCTCGAAGCGCTCATTGACTCATCGGCAACCCACAGCAGCACTGACGGGATCGTGCTTCTCAATCGGGCCGGACGGATTGTCTACAATCGGAACACGGACCGGATCCCATCAAGGCGAAAGCAGGAATTTATGATTGGCCGGAAACTGTTGGCCATGAACCCTGAAATGACCGGTGGCCAGCTTGCCCAGGCAATACCCAGGGAACTGGTTATCAAAGGGGTCGAGCTCCTGAAATCAGGAGGGGAAACGCGCGGAGCTGTTGTCATTCTGCCGGGTCAGTCAGCCTCCCGTGAACCTTTGACAAAGCACCGGAGCATCAAGATTGCCCCGAGGACGGGCGTCGAAGAAGATGAAATCGAGATTGTCGGCAACTGCCCGAAGATGCTTGAAGCGATGGACTTTGCACGCCGCGCGGCCGAAGCCAATGTGACGGTTCTCGTCCAGGGTGAAACCGGTGTCGGCAAGGAACTGTTCGCGCGCCTGATTCACAGTCATCACAAAAAGAAAAATGCCCCTTATGTCGCGGTGAATTGCGCAGCTATTTCCAATGATTTGATTGGCGGCGAACTGTTTGGACATGTGGCCGGCGCTTTCACCGGTGCCCTGCGCGAAGGCAAAGTCGGCAAGTTCGAGCTGGCCAATGGCGGCGTGATTTGCCTTGATGAGATTGGTGACATGCCGCTGGAGCTACAATCATATCTTCTGCGAACGCTGGAACAGCGCGCAGTCTATCGCATCGGCTGCAACACCCGCAGAGCGATTGACGTCCAGCTGGTCGCGATGACCAATCGGAACCTGCGCCACGACATTGAAGAAGGCAACTTCCGCCGGGACCTGTTTTACCGGATAAGTGCCATTGTCATCGAGGTTCCACCTCTTCGCGAAAGGGGGGACGACATTTTCCTGCTCATCGACCAGTTTAACAGGACTTTGTCCCGCAAGTTCGGACGCTCACCGCTTGTTTTCGACGACAGTGCGAGAACTGCCCTGAGCACCTATCGCTGGCCTGGAAACGTTCGTGAACTTCGAAACACCATTGAGCGGCTCTGTCTTTTGTCGACAAGCGAACGTATTTCGATGTGGGACCTTCCTTCGGACATTACATCACCGGACGATGACCTGATCCTGCCTGGCGGCCGGGCAGCGGTTCCCGCAGACAAACTTAATCTCGACGACATTGAATCCATCGCAATTCAACGGGCGATCGAACTTGAAAACGGAAATCTTTCCAAGGTTGCTGCGTCGCTGGGTATTTCCCGGCCAACGCTGTATCGAAAGATAAAGCTTTATGGTCTTGATCGCGGGAAATAG
- a CDS encoding iron-sulfur cluster assembly protein, producing MLNEIQQSELATAVWEQLENVSDPELDEPITDMGFVERVEVFASEKVEVDFRLPTYWCSPNFAFLMAFGIRQEVEKLSWVRVVTVTLMDHCFDAQVNAGVNGSCSFDEVFSEYSNGEELENVKLKFVEKAFIRRQETVLLALQQAGYSAETIVTMKLGEFDRIDFKGEEESRQKPRYRTLLISRNLASVSEDLAFVTWAGEPIEPRNLRQHLSELRSVRINMEFNGALCRGLSNSRYKEVEIGADGPTLVDFIQGRVPPRNVESV from the coding sequence ATGCTGAACGAAATCCAACAATCCGAATTGGCGACGGCGGTCTGGGAACAGCTTGAAAACGTCTCCGATCCGGAACTCGATGAACCCATCACGGACATGGGTTTTGTCGAGCGTGTTGAGGTCTTCGCTTCGGAAAAGGTGGAAGTCGACTTTCGGCTTCCTACCTACTGGTGCTCTCCGAATTTCGCCTTCCTGATGGCATTCGGTATCCGTCAGGAAGTTGAAAAACTGAGCTGGGTACGTGTGGTCACGGTCACGCTCATGGATCACTGTTTCGACGCGCAAGTGAATGCTGGTGTCAACGGAAGCTGTAGTTTCGACGAAGTCTTTTCGGAGTACTCCAATGGCGAGGAGCTTGAAAACGTCAAGCTCAAGTTCGTAGAAAAGGCTTTCATTCGCAGGCAGGAAACCGTTTTGCTTGCCTTGCAGCAGGCCGGATATTCCGCCGAGACAATTGTCACGATGAAGCTTGGGGAATTCGATCGCATCGACTTCAAGGGCGAGGAAGAATCCCGGCAGAAACCGCGATACAGAACCTTGCTGATTTCACGGAACCTGGCATCCGTTTCGGAAGACCTTGCGTTCGTGACCTGGGCCGGCGAACCGATCGAACCACGCAATTTGCGCCAGCACCTGAGCGAACTGCGATCCGTCCGGATCAACATGGAGTTCAACGGTGCGCTTTGCCGCGGTCTGAGCAACAGCCGATACAAGGAAGTCGAGATCGGTGCCGACGGGCCAACCCTCGTCGATTTCATCCAAGGACGAGTTCCCCCCAGAAATGTTGAGTCTGTCTGA
- a CDS encoding MmoB/DmpM family protein, which produces MSNIARDASKQNIFKSMDEIKFEQTISHQCGVTMNDSVEARAIAEFMGEDPKVTVTYNPATIRIDGEGKLIFKMDEIGEYLGREMTAEIFEVNTSTHYGRMVRVDDNTVVLFGNMDEVFEYIE; this is translated from the coding sequence ATGTCGAATATTGCCCGTGACGCGTCCAAGCAGAACATTTTCAAGTCGATGGACGAAATCAAGTTCGAGCAGACGATTTCACATCAGTGCGGCGTCACGATGAACGATAGCGTGGAAGCACGCGCCATTGCCGAGTTCATGGGCGAAGACCCGAAGGTCACCGTGACTTACAACCCGGCGACGATCCGCATCGACGGAGAAGGCAAGCTGATCTTCAAGATGGATGAAATCGGCGAATATCTCGGCCGCGAAATGACCGCCGAGATTTTTGAAGTCAACACCTCTACCCACTACGGCCGCATGGTCCGTGTTGACGACAACACGGTGGTCCTGTTCGGAAACATGGACGAGGTCTTCGAATACATCGAGTGA
- a CDS encoding molecular chaperone GroEL: MAKLLIHNGSARAALAKGVAKLAAAVEPTLGPKGLNAMIDRPVGTPIVSRDGVTIASEIELTDRFENMGAQVVREVSMQTNEVAGDGTTTAIVLANALIQKGVEITSNGVKPVDLCKGIERAVSKIIDGLDESSRSCDENPEYLKAVARVSASDPELGALVAEAFERVGNNGIITADFGVTIDTTLEIIEGISFDRGYISHHMVTDQEQMEAVLENPLILMTDHKIPTPDVLFEVREIARTEGRPLLIIAEEIAPEVVISLLDDGGPGTYLIVHPPEYGHWRTAMMDDLAILTGGEVISKGLGKKIEDASLKQLGGAKKVKVSSSLTSIIQGEGDPDLVAARRTQVQRQIDVAPPNIEQDKLRERLSKLTGGTAVIYAGGFTPVEQKRKIQLIDDALSAVRAASEDGVVAGGGTALAQIDWVLKDLASENEADIRAGVELVRSVLTRPAARIASNAGADPDSVVASVTSAAPGHGFNAAVGEFQDMFDAGVIDPVRVTASALVNATSVATLILTTETLIGDLEEGEADPTAGPALGGGAEHLGRA, translated from the coding sequence ATGGCAAAGCTACTCATCCACAATGGAAGTGCGCGCGCTGCTTTGGCAAAAGGCGTGGCGAAACTGGCCGCCGCAGTTGAACCAACGCTTGGTCCGAAGGGATTAAACGCGATGATTGACCGTCCGGTCGGTACGCCAATCGTGTCCAGGGACGGTGTGACGATCGCGTCTGAAATCGAGCTGACCGACAGGTTCGAAAACATGGGCGCCCAGGTCGTTCGCGAAGTGTCCATGCAAACGAACGAAGTCGCCGGCGACGGTACGACGACCGCAATCGTGCTGGCGAACGCGTTGATCCAGAAAGGCGTCGAAATCACCTCCAACGGTGTCAAGCCTGTCGACCTTTGCAAGGGAATTGAACGCGCTGTTTCCAAGATCATCGACGGGCTCGACGAGTCGTCCAGATCCTGTGACGAGAACCCGGAATACCTGAAGGCCGTTGCGCGGGTCTCGGCATCCGATCCCGAGCTCGGAGCCCTGGTTGCGGAGGCATTTGAGCGCGTTGGAAACAACGGCATCATCACGGCCGATTTCGGCGTGACTATCGATACCACGCTGGAGATAATCGAAGGGATATCCTTCGATCGCGGCTACATCTCGCATCATATGGTGACTGATCAGGAACAGATGGAAGCTGTTCTGGAGAACCCGCTGATACTGATGACGGATCACAAGATCCCGACGCCTGATGTGTTGTTTGAGGTGCGGGAAATTGCCAGGACGGAGGGGCGGCCACTTCTCATCATCGCGGAGGAGATCGCACCGGAAGTTGTTATCAGCCTGCTGGATGACGGCGGTCCGGGGACATACCTGATCGTGCACCCGCCGGAATACGGCCACTGGCGCACGGCGATGATGGACGATCTTGCGATCCTCACCGGCGGCGAAGTGATTTCAAAGGGCCTCGGCAAGAAGATCGAGGACGCTTCGCTGAAGCAGCTTGGCGGAGCGAAAAAAGTGAAAGTGTCGTCTTCACTCACCAGCATCATCCAGGGTGAGGGAGACCCGGACCTTGTCGCTGCCCGCAGGACACAGGTTCAAAGGCAGATCGACGTCGCACCGCCCAATATCGAGCAGGACAAGCTGCGCGAACGCCTGTCCAAACTGACCGGCGGAACGGCAGTGATCTACGCCGGCGGCTTCACGCCGGTTGAGCAAAAGCGGAAAATACAGCTGATTGACGATGCCCTGTCTGCGGTTCGAGCAGCTTCGGAAGATGGTGTCGTTGCAGGTGGCGGCACTGCACTGGCTCAAATCGACTGGGTCCTGAAAGATCTGGCTTCGGAAAACGAAGCCGATATCCGGGCCGGTGTGGAACTTGTCCGCTCCGTGTTGACGCGGCCAGCAGCAAGGATTGCCAGCAACGCCGGTGCGGATCCCGATTCTGTTGTGGCTTCCGTTACCTCGGCGGCTCCCGGGCATGGGTTCAATGCGGCGGTTGGAGAGTTCCAGGACATGTTCGACGCAGGTGTCATCGATCCTGTGCGCGTCACCGCAAGTGCTCTCGTGAACGCGACCTCTGTCGCAACCCTGATCCTGACCACCGAAACGCTCATTGGCGATCTTGAAGAAGGCGAAGCCGATCCAACGGCCGGTCCGGCCTTGGGCGGCGGAGCGGAACATCTCGGACGCGCCTGA